Proteins co-encoded in one Arachis hypogaea cultivar Tifrunner chromosome 11, arahy.Tifrunner.gnm2.J5K5, whole genome shotgun sequence genomic window:
- the LOC112722776 gene encoding uncharacterized protein isoform X1 has product MVLLLPLLCMREAIVEVEDDWDLTAKELDSLELDAFQNIAQLGDSSTPPSSQQFNLQQHQHHHFPKPPSANHSQPFPPNPISDFRLQRVDALPQGARALPPSLKPGTKKTSLLKNCRSFLSNFFFIPAGMLQRNSNMTRIHMLTSSRVIISAFRRIPRSSWNAKERLWMFLLSSLSEAEKVLGKISNYKV; this is encoded by the exons ATGGTTTTGCTATTGCCCTTGCTGTGTATGAGAGAGGCAATAGTGGAGGTAGAGGATGACTGGGACTTGACCGCAAAAGAACTCGATTCTCTTGAACTCGATGCTTTCCAAAACATTGCTCAACTTGGCGACTCTTCTACCCCTCCTTCTTCTCAACAATTCAATCTAcaacaacaccaacaccaccattTTCCAAAACCACCTTCTGCCAACCATTCTCAACCCTTCCCACCAAACCCCATTTCGGATTTCCGTCTTCAAAGG GTGGACGCTTTGCCTCAAGGAGCTAGAGCATTACCCCCCTCATTGAAACCAGGGACAAAAAAG ACGAGCCTTCTAAAGAACTGCCGAAGTTTTCTGTCAAACTTTTTCTTCATTCCAGCGGGCATGTTGCAGCGAAATTCCAATATGACCAGGATTCACATGCTAACTTCATCAAGA GTAATAATTTCTGCTTTTCGGAGAATCCCTAGATCTTCTTGGAATGCAAAAGAAAG GTTATGGATGTTCCTGCTTTCTTCCTTGTCAGAAGCAGAGAAGGTTCTaggaaaaatatctaattataaagtTTAG
- the LOC112722776 gene encoding uncharacterized protein isoform X2: MVLLLPLLCMREAIVEVEDDWDLTAKELDSLELDAFQNIAQLGDSSTPPSSQQFNLQQHQHHHFPKPPSANHSQPFPPNPISDFRLQRVDALPQGARALPPSLKPGTKKTSLLKNCRSFLSNFFFIPAGMLQRNSNMTRIHMLTSSRVIISAFRRIPRSSWNAKESWKW; encoded by the exons ATGGTTTTGCTATTGCCCTTGCTGTGTATGAGAGAGGCAATAGTGGAGGTAGAGGATGACTGGGACTTGACCGCAAAAGAACTCGATTCTCTTGAACTCGATGCTTTCCAAAACATTGCTCAACTTGGCGACTCTTCTACCCCTCCTTCTTCTCAACAATTCAATCTAcaacaacaccaacaccaccattTTCCAAAACCACCTTCTGCCAACCATTCTCAACCCTTCCCACCAAACCCCATTTCGGATTTCCGTCTTCAAAGG GTGGACGCTTTGCCTCAAGGAGCTAGAGCATTACCCCCCTCATTGAAACCAGGGACAAAAAAG ACGAGCCTTCTAAAGAACTGCCGAAGTTTTCTGTCAAACTTTTTCTTCATTCCAGCGGGCATGTTGCAGCGAAATTCCAATATGACCAGGATTCACATGCTAACTTCATCAAGA GTAATAATTTCTGCTTTTCGGAGAATCCCTAGATCTTCTTGGAATGCAAAAGAAAG TTGGAAGTGGTAA
- the LOC112722776 gene encoding uncharacterized protein isoform X3, protein MVLLLPLLCMREAIVEVEDDWDLTAKELDSLELDAFQNIAQLGDSSTPPSSQQFNLQQHQHHHFPKPPSANHSQPFPPNPISDFRLQRVDALPQGARALPPSLKPGTKKTSLLKNCRSFLSNFFFIPAGMLQRNSNMTRIHMLTSSRVIISAFRRIPRSSWNAKESL, encoded by the exons ATGGTTTTGCTATTGCCCTTGCTGTGTATGAGAGAGGCAATAGTGGAGGTAGAGGATGACTGGGACTTGACCGCAAAAGAACTCGATTCTCTTGAACTCGATGCTTTCCAAAACATTGCTCAACTTGGCGACTCTTCTACCCCTCCTTCTTCTCAACAATTCAATCTAcaacaacaccaacaccaccattTTCCAAAACCACCTTCTGCCAACCATTCTCAACCCTTCCCACCAAACCCCATTTCGGATTTCCGTCTTCAAAGG GTGGACGCTTTGCCTCAAGGAGCTAGAGCATTACCCCCCTCATTGAAACCAGGGACAAAAAAG ACGAGCCTTCTAAAGAACTGCCGAAGTTTTCTGTCAAACTTTTTCTTCATTCCAGCGGGCATGTTGCAGCGAAATTCCAATATGACCAGGATTCACATGCTAACTTCATCAAGA GTAATAATTTCTGCTTTTCGGAGAATCCCTAGATCTTCTTGGAATGCAAAAGAAAG tcTGTAG